cttattaagatccgtgaaatccacgcacactcgccatttccccgttttcttcttcactcaccgtattggccaaccattgggggtaaaagacttctttgatagccccagcctgttttagcttggcaacttcacttctgactgcctcggcatgctctttcgatggtcgccgaggaatTTGCCTCCTGGGGGAACGGCAGGGTTCACGTTGAGTCTttgacaaatgaaacttgggtctactcctagggcttcatacgggtcccacgcaaagacgtccacattggctcggaggaactccagcaaacACGCTTTCTCTTGCAGAGGCAGCTTGGCCCCAACCCGGAAGAATTTTTCCGAATCATCAGCGACAATCACcttttccagatcttcacactctaccccattggttggtACGTCTAAACCTGATGCTAGgggctttaattgctatgactcattatcggctgtagccaaggtttctgcctctggccgatgcTGAATAGCCGTTACTTGGCATTGCCAAGCAgccgcttggttccctactatctccagcactcggtctccggatgggtacttcaccttttgATGTGGGGTGGATGAAACcgctttaagtgtgtgaagccaaggtctgcccaagatagccgtatacggagaataaacatctacgacaataaaatccacctccaccacctccgtgcctgactgcacgggcagcctgattagccccataggaatgactaaccttccctcaaaactgactagaggggaattataggttgtcAAGTCCCCCGGTTTCAAACccagccccttgtacaaatccggatacatcacatccgctgcgcttccctgatcaaccatcactcttcggacatcgtacccactAATCCTCAGtgttaccaccaaggcatcctcatggggttgtatggttccaaccaaatcttcgtctgaaaaacccaaaatcaaagggacacgcctcttggctctcttcaatgcttgagaacgatcctcGGCCGAGAATCGGGACACCGATAACACTCTCGTGGGGCAAGATCTAGTCCTTCCCAGGGCtgcaaagatgacattgattGTTCCCCgggggagccttgatgaagcatccccacgcacctcggaacctgcttggctcgcccttccgctggagtggtgcaagagttgctttaatttcccttcccggaccaactgctccaaatggtcccataaattcctgcagttATCTATCgtgtgcccatggtcctgatggtaatggcaatacaaactcgggttgcgttttgtaggctctcccgccatcctgttcggccatttgaagaatggctcgtcctttatcttctccaaaacctgctgaacaggctcccgaaatactGCATTAATAACTTGGGCGTCCGCCGAGGCCGACTGCCCAACAAAGTCCCTCCTCGGTCGGTTATTATTATAACGATTCGACctaaaatccctcctctcctgagggatcatcttggcctttcctttcccctgaagttgatcttcctctatccttttgtacttctctattctgtccatcagctggcgcacactggtgataggtttacccgtcaaggatttcctcaagtcgtgattagctgggagaccggctttgaaagtggttatagccacagcgtcattcttcccccctatttcgttaaacatttcccagtacctatccgaatagctcttgagagtctcgccctctcgcaaAGACAAAGTCAACAAGGATCCCAAAGGCAAAGGAGTTCGGCTGtatgtaataaagcgagcaccgaaagcctgggtcagtgctttgaaagatccaacagaattggcccttaagccattgaaccacctcatcgccgttggacccaaactcgatggaaaaatcttgcacatcagagcatcatccctggaatgaatagccatctttTGGCTGTcatagcttacatgttccaccggatccgaatggccatcatacagagagaacgtaggttgattgaaccgccgaggatgggtagcatcatttatgcttcttgtaaagggtgacctggagatttgactcaaggctttgttcatggcatcgtttcccaagcccctgctagttggacttttacgcctacgcctatggcgacgctcctcttcgtaggagaaagtctcgctttgcggagtcctcgacctccgcctgtagctagttccatccgactccccggatgatgGTTCAGAGCGAGGTGGGGAACGTTCCCGTcgtgcatggcgcaactctctcttcaagtctgcaatctcacgttgcagatccccATCATGTTTCgcgtgggaaacgtgactcttcccgcgtgtatGGCTCCTTGTGGTATGAGTGGTATGTATACTCCCCTCCCGGACTtccctccgttcgggactccttcgaggaccactatgctgagagccccttgactccgcctgatgcAGGTTAACATCATCCCGATGCAGCCCCGCTGCGGGATGAGGTAGTTCCACTACTTCCATCTGAAACGTTGTATCAGAGgttgtacaagctaacacaagctcttcccacagacggcgccaattgtaaggacacgattttgtgacgaacctaaacagtattgggttcgcacgtaaaaggtccagataatatgatttttagagcgtggatgtaaagaactaggttaactgtgttCTCTCCTCCAAAGATCCACTCTCAAGAACGTTCAAAGTTTTAAAGTTGGCACaatgaatgtttttctttaGTGACTAGCGtaactctttttctcttctcttactttcttctttcttgtttaTCTCTgttcttctcctttctttttctgttccgaTCCCCCTTCCTTCGCGCTTtccttttagtttatatactcccctttgcgctccatccttaccgcacacgtgtaggttgggtccggaggatttctttttgtcccatctggcacctcctggaacttcctatgggcagctgtaaggctgcttccttactattcaggtatcacctccacattaatgcggccagagagttggttgagaggtcattaatgcggagacAGCTGTAGTTACAGATATTTGTTGGCCTTATCTCCCTCGTCCCCAGTCGGTTACTCTTATTCTTTACGGTGACCTAATTCGGAAATCTGATCGCAGTAGGGCCACGTCCCGATCGTCCTcagacgcgatcgtcctcggacgcatactgccgaggagcatggtgtcctcggacgggtacacgtcctcggatgggccacgggcccaacaatcctgaaccaATTCTGAACCCTATGGGCCCATTAATCGAACGGTCCCCACATAAGTAAATGCtatttaggaatgaaattttttcttttcttacttttaaGTTGTTTTAGTagtgaatattattttttcactttgaCATTAGCGAAACCGTTATATGATTTCTTCATACACAAGTAAtttcttcatattatttttttcctacaattttttttttttttcaccattagtaattcataaattttttttttcttaaagtcACAATACATTTAGtgttaattttgtgatttttcttgGGTTGTCCTTGATAAATTTAAGTTGAATCTTTGAATTGAACAGTGGGTGCCATCCCAATTGATAAGATTATTATTGtacaatctatttgtatttTAGATTGAGCCAATCGTTTGAGAAATTCACTAAAGCTATTTGATCTGTCAGATATGGGCTTAGATAGCAAATTTGGAAGTACTAATAGATACATGTTTTGGAAATTTTCCTGTTACATTTGTAGTTTTGTAATGATTTATGACTATTATGCTACTATTTTAAAGTTGAGTATAGACATTTTTAATAATGTTCACTTTCATtaagtgttgtttcttttatgttgtgaaattttaaaatactcgcaagtgtacgaaccgtaccgaagtatagttggacaagaacgaggtcgaacccacagaGACTTGTatgaacgtaggaaaattaattaaaccttaaccaaattaatcctaatctagtttaaataaaaattggttggttacaataaaataaactaagcaaataataaaattaagcaaatagttaaactaagcaaaatatataaagcaataaaaagatgtaaacaatcaagagaaaggaattaaggttttggaatccaccTTGTAAGTCaaatcagcatatatttatgatcattaatttttcccaactcactacatgataatctagaaatcaatcttgttatcatggaaaatatatcatttaaacccttattttaaaaatcaaaagcatgttcttcttcgcttcttaagtataaaatcaaatcatcaattgtatccgtagccaaacaaatcacaagatatatccaattctaaaaatcaaatcataaattgtatccattgacagaTAAATCACAagtgatatccaattttataatcaagaattaataaaccaagcattcaattaattaagacaaatcctaaatcatgagaaaaacatgattgaactcatatctagaatctcatctgagtcaattgatatgaagtaagaacaatttaaatcattaaagaataattattgtgggaaaaatcaaatcacataaatattactgataatccttaacaaggtttcatcctcaaccctaattataaatttagctactcatagtaattgaaagaaaacacaaaaataaaatactaaacattaaattagacaaataaaataaaactaactgtcatggaagaaaaccaaggaagtagccgcactctctatacattcagccctcagccctagcactagcctccgcctccctgaattttgccctaaagagcccttaaatagttcaaggaatcctattacaagttgaattctcgtgtagagaaaatcccagatttttaggcttcacttaaccgactattttggcccatttaacgtcagaatttggacttttggtaaactacaaaggtgtagccctttaagttatcgttccagcccaacttgaatcatctcgattggacatctgagtcgaaagttatgccaaaaatactaactgatgtgcagtctggaatcctaatccgaattggacttggatttggcgcaaatttcctttgattccttactccaattggacttaaatttaattgggttggtcttttcttgaattcatgcctggttgaatgtaagttggcttgattcaattggcctagccccactttgcatgtaaagcccttgttacctacaacacaaagatattatataattagttacaaaataacataaaagtaaggctaaatatgtagatatgtgagtactttattgtatatatttcatgcacatcattTTACATGTACACAAGGTGTTCGATGAAATTTCTTATGAGTTCTAGAAGCCATAATACATGGAGAGTTATAAGGAGGAAGATAGGTAAGAAATGTGATGCTCTATTGTTGATTTAATCAAGGTAAGCTATGTTTGATTCTTATTActatttatcaattaaaaatgtattgtatataaatgtttttttttcttctaaactttgtctcattatttttattttcttttttctcctgtTTTATCCTATACAATTGTTCAACTCAGGAGCACTCCACCAAATTTTAGATTCCTTTTTAATTGAACTAAGATAGGCTTATAGATATACATACTCCAACTTATAGATAGACTATCCATTTggattaaaaatttgttgttttttaccTCTGGGAATATGCCCTTACATCATTTATGAGATTTGTGTTACCAAGATTTTGTATAGCTTAGTTTGTTGTATTGTTTATAGTGATGGAACTATTGAGAGTGTATTGTGGTTTCTTCAATGAAATTGGTAGGTTTAAGAATATTtgcaaaattgagaatattGTTTAATGGTGGGAAACGTAATTTTTTGTTGGCTGGAAGCATAGacaaccacaaaattttaaagggTGATTAGAGATGATAACCCAAAATATGGTAGGTGGATGGTATGTTGATGCAATAGTTTCAGAAGTAGTCCCTTTTAAATTTGATGGGTTTTCTACACAATGATGATGAACTATTTAGTACATTGATACAATTCTTTATTATGTTCAAAATCCTAGCTTTCTTGATGTATGGCTCTAACAACCTTTCATATGAAAGCTAggaaactttgaaattttaaattaataatatagatCATGTAGTCCAAACAAGATGTTCAAATATATGATTTATGTCCCTTcccattcctctctctctcattttagataaaattttctTGGGGAATGATCTTAATTTGCATAGCAGATTGCTTGCAGCCTTGCAATGTTGTTGACTACAAGTATTCTCTACATGGGCTGCCAGTGGATTCTGATGAGTACTTTCGCGTATTATATGAGGTTTCTTTTaaccttctctctttttgtgccattgcaattttttttaataatgatttcTATTTGGTTACTAAGAAAGTGTAGCAATAGAATACATAtagttttaggtttttatttagtTTGGTTGGGATTTGGGCATCTTCTTTATATAGTTGTTTGGGCTtcatttccccccccccccccccccccccaaaaaaagaattctATTTGGTTGCTGAAGGAAAtcaagttcaaattagaatctcAAATAAATTACATTGTCGGCGAAGGaaagcaaaaatatttaaatttttacaacattATTAGATTGCATGCATAGGATCTCTTATGGtcattctctcaaaattttacATTGAACTACTAACATATGTGGTGACTCTTGACAACATCATATGCATTGAGAATTgactttttgaaaatatgtaacaactttttggagaaaaaacaTCACTATCTAATCCTTTAAGCAAATATAGATTCTAATTTTAAAGTGGTTTACACATTCCAATCATTTTAAAAGGGTGTTGATGATTTTGCTTTAAATTACTGGGACTGTTTTTCTAATTGAAAGGTTTGATTTAGCATCGACAAAAAGTAGATAACTCAATTCAATTATGATCCTGCTTTCATGGAGGAAATGAGGACAAGAAGACAAACATCTCATGAGTTTCACATACACAGTTGCATAACCAGTTCATAAACCATAGAAATATGGACTGTAAATGTACAAATGTCTATGTACAATTATAGATTTGCTTATTCAACTTGTGGTGGTGCTCATAAAAGTAACATTCAACTAGCATTGATAACACCTACTCTTCTAtgtttatgaaattttacatgtaTTATTTTTGCGATCTTTTGAAATTATGTTGTTTTAGGTTTCTACaagtttgtgtttatttttatttttatgtgaacttttatttgaataaattgtttttattttcatatattttcaagtcaataccttgaaaaaaataaatatatttaatttctatttaactatcccgtgcattgcataggttagcgactagttatgtTATAAGAGGAAGAGTTCTATTATGCCGATTGAAACCtgccagaattttttttttttttttttttttttttttttttttttttttttttttttaaggttcgAAGAAAACTTGTCAGATTATGTTAGTAATAATAGCACTGGAATCAAGccaataaatttaatttcttttaccACTTCTTCCTATTCATTTGTTTTGCCTCTTTGCATCAAGCCTGTATGGAGGGCTTACatttttcgaaaaaaaaaaagaaaaaaaaaagccattgtGCTTAATAGGCCacataaataaagataaacCACCATTGGTATTCAGAGTGTGCTCCTAGGATCCTCTCTACATcaagttttctctattttttccattgcacaatttgttttttagatttaaCATTCTACAAATTGTCTTGtcgtttaaaattttaagtgattgaaaatttgtacactttttaaatttataaaatttaatttgaatcatAGATCACTTTCAAATGGAGACCATCATTTTCCCCTTGATAAGTTGGATCAGAGGCCAGGACCTAGGTTGCACGGACACGCCATTTTTGGCGTCGTGTCGGTGTTGGACACCAGAATGGGTATGACTTGCCCGATTCCGGTGTCTGGCGagtgtcttatttatttatttattttttcgctTCTCCGACACGGCGCTGACACCACGCCGACACGGCTTTGACATGCCaacaatgaaaaaagaaaagaaaagaaaagaaaatcacagATTTTAACAGATGGACTCACCAATACCATTGATTTTGTGATATACCCTAAAACCCACATCTCAAGTTCTCAACCCACCCTCTCTCTGACCTTTGCTCGCTGCCACTGCCGTTGCCCTTTGTCCCTCGCCGGAGCTAGATCGGGCCGATCAGCAAGCTCCATAAACGTCGACGCCGTTCCTTGTCCcttccaatctctctctctctctctctcagtgtgGACAAGAGGTCTGACCTCTTCTCtagttctcttctctctctctctctctcttctttatttatttatttttattttttattttttagatattaATTTTGGTGAATGGGTCATGGGTGTACTGTTACTCACTTATTTATATAAGTTATAAcgcatttgtttttttttttttatcccattCTCACAGTCTCACCGTCCCAGTGTCACTGTTACTGTGTTTCTTTACTCAGTCTTTTGTTTTGCCTCATAAATTATAATGTTTATTATGaatttagtgatttttgtttttgggtgtcCTGCtataatgtttatttatttatttgatgttgaacttgttatccttttttggtttgtactctaaatattttatgtgtattattgtactactttggatgttaatttacttatttgtagttcttacataatttaaattctagacataaacgtattttatgtctaaaaatattaaaaaatatgcctaaatataaaatttaattaattatttaactgcCGTGTCCCTACCATGTCGtgtctttatttttcaaaaattgttgtatTCTTGTATCCGTGTCCGTGCAACATAGCCCAGGACTTTTGTACAATGATAAGAATGTAGCATTAAGTTGATACAATTCacctaacccttttttttttgttgcaagaTTAAAATTATCAATAGGCAGCATTTTGTATAAGAATGTGTTCATCTATGttcagaaaaaaagaaaaaaaaaaaaaaccagtatATGTTCATCTTTTAACTTGATTACATATAACACTTAACAGACATTACGCACAAACTCCAGCTGAcacaattattttaaaatccACATGCATTACATCAAATCAGAAAGTACAATCACACTAATTAACTtctactagtcgctaacccgtgcgatgcacgggaaagctacgaattttttccaaatgatgtgacattaggTTTTGGAATTTAGCATTGATTCTCTGGTAGCACAttcttaattttcaatttcatttatttgatgtcttccactaaatattgaatgcattcattatatttaaaaaacgtTGAAGTTTAGATATTGTTTTTGAATTCCTCTTGATTTTAAAGACACAACTATTGAATCTGAACAACATACCAATTCAAATATTAATcacttaaaattcaaaataaattatttaaacatgataagttacaattcaaattaagtCTCATGagttttttaaatgtaaagagAATACTACaatatttataaatgaaatgtATATAGAGAAACAGTTAACGCTATGGTAAAAGAAAtcctcaaataactaaatataagagtttaattcctctatgtttcaatttaaaaccaaattgtgcataaaagcaACAAAATTTCCTTTGTTCCAATACGTCTTTAGTAGcaaaatcacaaattctttaaaaccaaattgtgtataaaagcaaaaaaatttcctttgttccAATACGTCTCTAGtatcaaaatcacaaattcattaaaaccaaattgtgcatagaaaatcttagagatagaaagacaactttaaagtgttttttgtatcttcttcctttgttgctttgTAGTAGTCCCTGAATAtgcccttttgttttccttgagtaCAGATGTTGGTGTGAGCTGCACATTGGTTTGAacatcaagtttttgaaatGTTGTACAATCACCACCTTCTTCAATTGATAAGTTGTTGCTACATTCATTTGAAGTATCACTGATGTAAACCTAGCAATAGAACAGGTTGAGGAATGTATTACAACATATACatcttaaatatcatatttgtaattttgctaaattaaataatacttACTTCTGTCATTTTATCAAGCTGAATTGCTTTGTCAGTTTCTTCAAAAGAGTCAAAAAGTTTCTTGATAGTGAAGAATTCCCATCCATAGTTGAGATTATAGTTATTTAGTTgtatttggaaaacaaattgttttcctttaAGATTTTCTATTTGCACAGGAAGGATGACTTCATCGGGCTCCTAACAAAAGTAACACTTTTCAAATTGTACACTGAAATAAAGTAgtaaatattaaatactaattttatattCGACTTTCTCACCTCTAAAGATTTATTCAAAAGGTCTTTGGCTGATATGTTGAGTAATTTTTCTGCTTctgaatcaaataaaatgaatgtGGCCATTTCTGAGCTATCTTTAACCTTTAATTGAATTCTATACCTGATAAAAGAAATGACATATATAACGTTAATATCATATTATTTGTtgtgtattttaatataaaaagtaaacattttcattttgtgtacCTTGGGATTGGGAAGCATGCCTTTTTGTTGCAATTGTCGCACcataaaaattcatcttttGAGTTTACCTTTCTACGACATACTTCGCAAGAGATAAAGTACCAACCATGACGATCTATGTCAATGTTTATAATCTTTCCTTCACAGGTAAAGATCATTTCCTAGAAATTGAATTTAATATgaatcaatttataattttatagttaaattttgtaaaagcaaGTCTAAAATACATAAAGCAATGTTAAGGACACAATGTTATTGTTGAAGGTATATTTTTTTCTGACCTTATTATCAGAGTCCCACATAACTTCTTTTATTTCAGTTATGGTTCTTCTGTTGATGTTCATCTCTTCTTCAATTGATACTTGTGGTTTGAATTGCTTGGGCATTTGTACTATTGGTTGGTTATTTTCCACCAgcctattatattatataaagaTATTAGACATAGTATTGTAGActgtaaatatattaaaaatctGAATCCAAAACAAAGCACTTACTGATCTTTGAA
The DNA window shown above is from Quercus lobata isolate SW786 chromosome 7, ValleyOak3.0 Primary Assembly, whole genome shotgun sequence and carries:
- the LOC115951485 gene encoding uncharacterized protein LOC115951485 yields the protein MVGTLSLAKYVVERYRIQLKVKDSSEMATFILFDSEAEKLLNISAKDLLNKSLEEPDEVILPVQIENLKGKQFVFQIQLNNYNLNYGWEFFTIKKLFDSFEETDKAIQLDKMTEVYISDTSNECSNNLSIEEGGDCTTFQKLDVQTNVQLTPTSIQ